The DNA window NNNNNNNNNNNNNNNNNNNNNNNNNNNNNNNNNNNNNNNNNNNNNNNNNNNNNNNNNNNNNNNNNNNNNNNNNNNNNNNNNNNNNNNNcgttgaacattttcactgagaggacgggactgtagccattgacaacggtgatgcccaacatacaacttgccatggaaaggagtaagaaggattggatgaagacagtaggaaagcagagagacggaagggacaaagcatctccatacacttatctgaaattctcaccaatgaattacataagtatctctatctttattttatgctttattcataaatcatctataaccatttgaatctgcctgactgagatttacaagatgaccatagcttgcttcataccaacaatctccgtgggatcgacccttactcgcgtaaggtttattacttggacgacccagtgcacttgctggttagttgtgcgaagttgtgataaagagttaagattgaaattgagcgtaccatgttgacagccccattgatgatcacaatttcgtgcaccaacaaaCAACCTCAAAACATAGAAATGTTAGATGCCATCCGTGAACAGCAGGATCGCCTCAAACAGCTCGAACAGGAGGCCGAACATCAACGAGAAGCCGAAAGAGACCTCCGGAGAGAAACGAGATGGTGAAGAGAGCTGGAAGACAAGCTTCTAAAGCTCGAGGCTGACTTTAAAACTAAGACAACACAACCCAATCCCGAGGATAGCCCTCAtaaggaccaagatccattcacaaaggagatcatgaaagctaaagtcccAAAAGACTTCAAAGCTCCCGACATGACCCTGTATCACGGTACGTCAGACCcgagccatcatctcagcaatttcagaagtagaatttATCTCAcggatgcctcagatgcaatccggtgcaaagccttcccgaccaCCTTAACCAAGATGGCGataaagtggttcgacagcTTGCTGCTAAGGTCGATAACAAGCTTTGACGACCTCGCTAAGAAGTTCCTAGCTAGGTTCTCCATACAGAAGGACAAAACCAAACACACTCCAAGCCTGCTAGGGGTTAAACAAGGAGATTGGGAAAGCCTCCGCAGTTACATGGAAAGATTTGATAAAGCATTCCTGGACATACAGAATCTTCCTATAGAAGCAGCGATTATGGGACTCATCAACAATCTCTGGGAAGGGCCCTTTAACCATTCTATATCCAAAAAACACCCAACATCTctaaatgaggtacaagaacgGGCGAAAAAATACATCAATATAGAGGagaactcccgattaggagagacctcaaagaCCGGACATTCCTACCCACCTCGGGACAAGGACAAAGAATCCAGGAAGAAAGAAGACCAACCTACTGAGAAACCCAGAAagtaccacaactacacccctcttcgggtgtccctTGTAGATGTTTTACAAGGAGATATGCAACACCGAGAACATCCCACCACCTCGCCCGATTAAACACAAGAGAGGAGGAAGTCGGACAGAGTATTGCAAATACCACCGAATCTATGGGCACTCTACCAATGACTGTCACGACCTAAAGAATGTTATAGAAAATTGGCACGAGAAGGGCAACTAGATCGGTTCTTAGCCAATATAGTGGAAGAACCAAGAAAGAGGagaagggatgaagaggtcGGATGAGGTGAACGTCCCCTTCACATCCCTAAGAGACACGTGCACACGATAAGCGGAGGATTTGCAGGTGGATGAATCTCCAAGTCATCCCGTAAAAGACATCTTAAAGAGGTGTACCACGTCAGAAACAGCGATAAGTCACCCGACCTCCCCATTATTACCTTCACTCAAGAAGATTCCGCAGGCATCATCTCTGGACACGACGACCCTGTGGTCATTACCATCGTATTAGCTAATGCCAACCTCCATCGAACGTTGGTCGACCCGGGAAGCTCCGCGGATATACTGTTCAAAtccgccttcgacaaactcggcctacaAGAGAAAAAGCTCAGAGCATACCCAAACAGCTTATTTGGACTTGGAGACACTCCGATCCAGCCACTGGGgtacatctcgctacacacaacctttggaagAGGAACAAGGTCTACTACACTAAGTATAGATTACATCGTAGTTGACGTGAGCTCATcttacaatgccctaataggtcagACAACGCTGAACCAGCTCATCGCGGTGGTCTCCACTCCATATATtgtgcatgaagttcccaaccccAGAAGGGATCGCCACCATAAAGGGAGACCAAAAACTCACGCgacgctgttacaacgaaagtctgaaTCTTAAAAGTAACCCCGGAGGAAAAGAGGCCAACACTATCAAACTCGGGGGACTCCAAGCTCGCGAAGAGCTTTGTCCTTAATCAGAAGGGGAGACCGAAAAAGTTCGGATTAGGGATACTCAAgacaaaataacaaatataggAGCAACCTTAAAAGGAAACCTTAAAAAGCCACTGATACAGTTCCTAAAggataattccgacctctttgcatggaaggccgcagacatgcctgGTATAGATCCCAGGCTAATGTGCCATAAATTGGCAGTATATTCTGGATCCCAGCCAGTGCAACAGAAGCGGAGGAAGCTTGGCCCAGAAAggtcccaagctgtggaagaacaagtacaagcctTACTcaaggcaggattcataagggAGGTTAAGTACCCATTCTGGCTAGCCAACGTCGTCTTGGTAAAGAAGTCAAATGGAAAGTGGTGGATGTGTACTGATTACACCGACCTCAATAAAGCCtgtccaaaagatccatacCCACTCCCAAACATAGACACCCTAGTGGACGCCTCCTCTGGATACAAGTACCTTTCCTTCATGGACGCTTATTCaagatacaaccaaatcccaatgtatccgcCCGACCAGGAAAAGACCTTGTTCCTAACCCCAagagcaaactactgctatatagtcatgccattcggactcaAAAATGCAGGGGCTACATACCAAAGATTGATAAACAAAGTCTTCGCCGATCACATCGGAAAGCTAATGGAGGTTTATGTAGATGACATGAtcataaaaacacaaagtgagGAATCGCTGTTATCCGACCTCACCAAAGTGTTCGACACCTTAAGAAAGCATTGGATGCGACTCAACCCagcaaagtgcaccttcgcggTAGAAGTTAGCAAATTCTTGGGTTTCATGCTCACCCAGAGATGAATTGAGGCAAACCCAAaaaaatgccaggccatactcaataTGAAAAGTGTGACCTGCGTCAAGGAGGTACAACAGCTCAACGGAAGACTGGCAGCCCTATCCAAATTCTTAGCTGGATCAGCCctaagatctcttcccttctatgcAACATTAAGGATGGGAAAGAAGTTTGAATGGACCCCAGAATGTGAACAAGCTTTCCAggatttcaagaaatttttggggCAATCACCCATCCTTACCCG is part of the Arachis duranensis cultivar V14167 chromosome 1, aradu.V14167.gnm2.J7QH, whole genome shotgun sequence genome and encodes:
- the LOC107484795 gene encoding uncharacterized protein LOC107484795; this translates as MAIKWFDSLLLRSITSFDDLAKKFLARFSIQKDKTKHTPSLLGVKQGDWESLRSYMERFDKAFLDIQNLPIEAAIMGLINNLWEGPFNHSISKKHPTSLNEVQERAKKYINIEENSRLGETSKTGHSYPPRDKDKESRKKEDQPTEKPRKYHNYTPLRVSLVDVLQGDMQHREHPTTSPD